In Streptomyces canus, one DNA window encodes the following:
- a CDS encoding carbohydrate ABC transporter permease, whose product MSTPTVALGAKQRTPLRPARILLHVFLAGTALAWLAPLLWAVFAALRPYSETSTKGYVSWPDTLNFDNFKNAFTQSDMLHYFGNTLIIAVPAVLVTLLLSSMVAFYVSRFDFRLNIFLLLVFTAGNLLPQQVIITPLYRMYLLIDLPGITMSGKLYDSALGLVLIHVAFQSGFCAFVLSNYMRMLPHELTEAALVDGASVWRMYWQIVLPLCKPAMAALGTLLSIWIYNDFFWAIVLISTGENMPITSALNNLSGQYFTDPNLVAAGALLTAIPTLIVYFVLQRQFVSGLTLGANKG is encoded by the coding sequence ATGAGCACCCCCACCGTCGCGCTCGGCGCCAAGCAGCGCACGCCCCTGCGCCCGGCCCGGATCCTGCTCCACGTGTTCCTGGCCGGCACCGCACTGGCCTGGCTCGCCCCGCTGCTGTGGGCGGTCTTCGCGGCCCTGCGCCCCTACAGCGAGACCAGCACCAAGGGCTACGTCTCCTGGCCCGACACCCTCAACTTCGACAACTTCAAGAACGCCTTCACGCAGTCCGACATGCTGCACTACTTCGGCAACACGCTGATCATCGCGGTCCCGGCCGTGCTGGTCACCCTGCTGCTGTCGTCGATGGTCGCGTTCTACGTCTCCCGCTTCGACTTCCGGCTGAACATCTTCCTGCTGCTGGTCTTCACCGCCGGCAACCTGCTGCCGCAGCAGGTCATCATCACCCCGCTGTACCGCATGTACCTGCTCATCGACCTGCCCGGCATCACCATGAGCGGCAAGCTGTACGACTCCGCCCTCGGCCTGGTCCTGATCCATGTGGCGTTCCAGTCCGGGTTCTGCGCCTTCGTCCTGTCCAACTACATGCGCATGCTGCCCCACGAGCTCACCGAGGCCGCCCTCGTCGACGGTGCCTCCGTGTGGCGGATGTACTGGCAGATCGTGCTGCCGCTGTGCAAGCCCGCGATGGCTGCCCTGGGCACCCTGCTGTCCATCTGGATCTACAACGACTTCTTCTGGGCCATCGTGCTGATCTCCACCGGCGAGAACATGCCCATCACCTCGGCCCTGAACAACCTCTCCGGCCAGTACTTCACCGACCCCAACCTGGTCGCCGCGGGCGCCCTGCTCACCGCGATCCCCACCCTGATCGTGTACTTCGTGCTCCAGCGCCAGTTCGTCAGCGGACTGACCCTCGGCGCCAACAAGGGCTGA
- a CDS encoding glycoside hydrolase family 36 protein, whose amino-acid sequence MPHPFTPLASVPVDPRKARVHEEGWQSWSPSGAYALGDKPYRPTNENWATVCYRPGVTVPEGAFQGEGLLALDPGDGSPVRLWAATDPLHEVPSIRLVAEGSVVEVSADGPVKEFTGTDIQSALAEWAAGLGVEAPRPAPTVWCSWYEYFTDVTEDDIHENLRAMDTLDLPIDVVQIDDGYQKALGDWLTLSGRFRSRAGIADAIRARGRRAGIWTAPFLVDPASDLAAEHPDWLVEDLDGGFLHAGRNWGHDLCVLDTTHPEAAEYLASVFRTLVSEGYDYFKVDFLYAGALEGVRHTSADALTAYRSGIELIREAIGEDAYLLGCGAPVLPSVGLFDAMRVSPDTAPHRRPEADDYSQPGQDPAEFTGVGRQWQHGRLWVNDPDCLMARPAVETRERWAAHVEATGGLMASSDRLLSLDPWGVETTRRLLAGDAR is encoded by the coding sequence GTGCCCCACCCCTTCACCCCGCTCGCCTCCGTGCCCGTGGATCCCCGAAAGGCCCGCGTCCACGAGGAGGGCTGGCAGTCCTGGAGCCCCAGCGGCGCCTACGCCCTCGGCGACAAGCCGTACCGCCCGACGAACGAGAACTGGGCGACGGTCTGCTATCGCCCGGGTGTCACCGTCCCCGAGGGCGCCTTCCAGGGCGAGGGGCTGCTGGCGCTCGACCCGGGCGACGGATCGCCGGTACGGCTGTGGGCGGCGACGGACCCGCTGCACGAGGTCCCGTCGATCCGCCTGGTCGCCGAGGGCTCCGTGGTGGAGGTCTCCGCCGACGGCCCGGTGAAGGAGTTCACGGGTACGGACATCCAGTCGGCGCTGGCCGAGTGGGCCGCCGGACTCGGGGTCGAGGCCCCCCGCCCGGCGCCCACCGTCTGGTGCTCCTGGTACGAGTACTTCACCGACGTCACCGAGGACGACATCCACGAGAACCTCCGTGCGATGGACACCCTCGACCTGCCCATCGACGTCGTCCAGATCGACGACGGCTACCAGAAGGCCCTCGGCGACTGGCTCACCCTCTCCGGCCGCTTCCGCTCCCGCGCGGGCATCGCCGACGCGATCCGGGCCCGGGGCCGCCGCGCCGGCATCTGGACGGCCCCCTTCCTGGTCGACCCGGCCAGTGACCTGGCCGCCGAGCACCCCGACTGGCTGGTCGAGGACCTCGACGGAGGCTTCCTGCACGCCGGCCGCAACTGGGGCCACGACCTGTGCGTCCTGGACACGACCCACCCCGAAGCGGCGGAGTATCTGGCGTCGGTCTTCAGGACCCTGGTGTCCGAGGGCTACGACTACTTCAAGGTCGACTTCCTGTACGCGGGGGCGCTGGAAGGCGTACGGCACACCTCCGCGGACGCGCTCACGGCGTACCGCTCCGGGATCGAGCTGATCCGCGAGGCCATCGGCGAGGACGCCTACCTGCTCGGCTGCGGCGCGCCCGTCCTGCCCTCCGTCGGCCTGTTCGACGCGATGCGGGTCAGCCCCGACACGGCCCCGCACCGGCGTCCCGAGGCCGACGACTACAGCCAGCCCGGCCAGGACCCGGCCGAGTTCACCGGCGTCGGCCGCCAATGGCAGCACGGCCGGCTCTGGGTCAACGACCCCGACTGCCTGATGGCCCGCCCGGCCGTGGAGACCCGCGAGCGCTGGGCGGCCCACGTGGAGGCCACGGGCGGCCTGATGGCGTCGAGCGACCGCCTGCTGTCGCTGGACCCGTGGGGCGTGGAGACGACCCGGCGGCTGCTCGCGGGAGACGCCCGATGA
- a CDS encoding beta-galactosidase → MIPEGIAYGGDYNPEQWPEEVWAEDVRLMREAGVNMVSVNIFAWALLEPREGEYDFARLDKILALLHENGIAADLATPTAAPPAWFFRTHPEALPVDRDGRRLSYGSRQTFCPSSPAYREAALRIARVLGERYADHPAVVMWHVHNEYGCHNAECHCDASAEAFRVWLRSRYGDLETLNHAWGTAFWSQWYYDWDEIIPPRATGAVPNPTHQLDWRRFCSDALLSLYKAEREVLREAAPAVPATTNFMVMYNFEALDYWRWAPELDVVSNDHYLRSTDPESEIDIALSGDLVRSLAGGPWLLMEHSTGAVNWQPVNRAKNPGELRRNALGHVARGADGIAYFQWRAAKAGAEQWHSAMLPHAGTDSRIWRDVVALGADLKALAEVRGSTSPASVAVVWDWNARWALELPSQPSESVRYLDLVRSWYEPLWRSGVAVDFVHPSADLSGYRLVLAPALYLVDDEGAENLTGFASGGGTLVVGFHSGAVDANCHVRLGGYPGAFREPLGVRTDELFPLLAGESLGLSDGGTASLWSERVRLEGAEAVTSYTSGPLTGVPAVTRHTYGEGVAWYLATHPDPSTLAGLLDRIRTEAGVEPVREVPEGVEAVLRRGTEADYLFLINHGERDAEVEVSAEATDLLTGGPTKDGKVSVAAGDVVVVREPRNR, encoded by the coding sequence ATGATCCCGGAGGGCATCGCCTACGGCGGTGACTACAACCCCGAGCAGTGGCCCGAGGAGGTCTGGGCCGAGGACGTACGCCTCATGCGCGAGGCGGGCGTGAACATGGTCAGCGTCAACATCTTCGCGTGGGCGCTCCTCGAACCCCGCGAGGGCGAGTACGACTTCGCGCGCCTCGACAAGATCCTCGCCCTGCTCCACGAGAACGGCATCGCCGCCGACCTGGCGACACCGACGGCGGCCCCGCCGGCCTGGTTCTTCCGCACACACCCGGAAGCGCTGCCGGTCGACAGGGACGGCAGGAGACTGTCGTACGGCAGCCGCCAGACGTTCTGCCCGTCGAGCCCCGCCTACCGGGAGGCGGCCCTGCGGATCGCCCGGGTGCTCGGGGAGCGCTACGCCGACCACCCGGCCGTCGTGATGTGGCACGTCCACAACGAGTACGGCTGCCACAACGCGGAGTGCCACTGCGACGCGAGCGCGGAGGCGTTCCGGGTGTGGCTGCGGTCGCGGTACGGCGATCTGGAAACCCTGAACCACGCCTGGGGTACGGCCTTCTGGAGCCAGTGGTACTACGACTGGGACGAGATCATCCCGCCCCGCGCCACCGGTGCCGTGCCCAACCCGACCCACCAGCTGGACTGGCGCCGCTTCTGCAGTGACGCACTGCTGTCGCTGTACAAGGCGGAGCGTGAGGTGCTGCGGGAGGCCGCCCCCGCGGTGCCGGCCACCACCAACTTCATGGTGATGTACAACTTCGAGGCGCTGGACTACTGGCGCTGGGCACCGGAGCTGGACGTCGTCTCCAACGACCACTACCTGCGGTCCACCGACCCCGAGTCGGAGATCGACATCGCGCTCAGCGGCGACCTGGTCCGTTCGCTGGCGGGCGGCCCGTGGCTGCTGATGGAGCACTCGACGGGCGCGGTGAACTGGCAGCCCGTCAACCGGGCGAAGAATCCCGGTGAGTTGCGCCGAAACGCCCTGGGGCACGTCGCCCGAGGTGCCGACGGCATCGCCTACTTCCAGTGGCGGGCCGCGAAGGCGGGCGCCGAACAGTGGCACTCGGCGATGCTCCCGCACGCCGGCACCGACAGCCGGATCTGGCGGGACGTGGTGGCGCTGGGCGCGGACCTGAAGGCACTGGCGGAGGTGCGGGGCAGCACCAGCCCCGCCTCGGTCGCCGTCGTCTGGGACTGGAACGCCCGCTGGGCCCTGGAACTCCCCTCCCAGCCCAGCGAGTCGGTGCGCTACCTCGACCTGGTCCGCTCCTGGTACGAGCCGCTGTGGCGCTCCGGCGTGGCCGTGGACTTCGTCCACCCGTCGGCTGACCTGTCGGGGTACCGCCTCGTCCTCGCCCCCGCCCTCTACCTGGTCGACGACGAGGGCGCGGAGAACCTGACCGGCTTCGCGTCGGGCGGCGGCACCCTGGTCGTCGGCTTCCACAGCGGGGCTGTCGACGCCAACTGCCATGTGCGCCTGGGCGGTTACCCGGGAGCGTTCCGGGAGCCGCTAGGCGTCCGCACGGACGAACTCTTCCCGCTGCTGGCCGGTGAGTCCCTCGGCCTGAGCGACGGCGGCACGGCGTCCCTGTGGTCGGAGCGGGTACGCCTGGAAGGCGCGGAGGCCGTCACGTCGTACACCTCGGGCCCCCTGACCGGAGTCCCCGCGGTGACCCGGCACACCTACGGCGAGGGCGTGGCCTGGTACCTGGCCACCCACCCGGACCCGTCGACGCTCGCGGGTCTGCTGGACCGGATCCGCACCGAGGCGGGGGTGGAGCCGGTGCGGGAGGTTCCGGAGGGGGTGGAGGCGGTACTGCGGCGGGGTACGGAGGCCGACTATCTGTTCCTGATCAACCACGGGGAGCGGGATGCGGAGGTCGAGGTCTCGGCCGAGGCCACCGATCTGTTGACGGGCGGGCCCACCAAGGACGGCAAGGTGTCCGTCGCGGCGGGAGACGTCGTGGTGGTACGGGAGCCGCGAAACCGGTGA
- a CDS encoding tetratricopeptide repeat protein: MANDRLVRIFVGVPGPDPRSFGSGYLIAPRLALTAAHVLGEGDRGAATVSLALADGPKYPATVRWHLLDETIDAALVEIAEGNGWQPPESLSDPSVRPPQRFGLVIGARPCSVILAGFPRMQRDPDGRRLDEQLNGSITPGKGSLAGHYEVSSTDPLLPVDRAALANGSRWSGISGAAVLYDGGGSGHLLCGVVGRDRRAEGGTRLTATPSDRLLADDDFRLVATEHTGWEPLLEPAEAATLFTPAASTRHLKSPASLLRADAEAVAFHGRDRELSRLLTWCQDGPSAMSVEVLTGPGGQGKSRLARRLTELLRRRGWVTGHLRSDLTDRGVPDFTALATALPLLIVVDYAETRPHLVRRLISDLHPSRHRVRLLVVARSDGPWRSDSLSEEPDVRQELIHTPGIELTALIPRSRPVAERHSAFLRAAHDLARLLPRIPTLPEHDWAGLAGELQPPDDLAHPRYDNALTLQTTALVALLQLGPRPADVPPGTPPEAVLLLHEKRFWKDSAETPAFELRLSTRALEAVVAVVVLCGAADEDEAAKVIGVLRDVPDCKIMDTVAWLAGLYPPEPSRYWGSLQPDRIAEYQASSALLRGYVPLPALFEKSAPAQQAQIIVVLTRAAIAHYNSGRAEESRQVLSALDSALDSAHLTYEAAYGAVTALPLSSRVIAPLALRLRRGLAKADRVLADEYPAVHEPVLATSLDNLGTQLGHAGHRAEALAVIEEAIAIRRRHVADGTDGEEHRLAVSLSNYGSQLSELGRRKEALAATAEASAVWRRLAQASPLHEPDLARSLSHLGIRLTETGRLAEGLALAQEGVRIWRRLAAADPTAFTSDLAGALSNLGIRFSDTMRLDEALAATEESVRLLRPLAAHDPDAFESQFAGSLSNLGVDLKNLGRWREALAAEEEAVEIRRRLVAENPAAHEPDLARSLSNLDEQLAQVGRVQEALAVEEEAVDILRRLARHDFTAYGPGLASGLHRLGVRLSGVGLAEEALRRAEEALVIWCRLATDNPVVFRHEVARSLSAVGGHLVNVGRAEKALDLTEQSVAVWRPLAADNRAFEPDLAATLTNLGTQRAEVFGAGEGRTATEEAVAIWRRLASEYPATYEPDLARALSNLALDLSQAEREGVAFACEWEAAEVGHRLAAADPTAFAYDPTRSRRLRAELMTLDVDELGDALRTTGEIVEFYRVRVSGNPVVLMCLHTVLGLQEILLRRLGREEEADRIRRWLRENPLAS; encoded by the coding sequence GTGGCGAACGACCGACTGGTGCGGATCTTCGTGGGGGTTCCGGGACCGGACCCACGGAGCTTCGGCTCGGGCTACCTGATCGCGCCCAGGCTGGCGCTCACGGCGGCCCATGTGCTCGGGGAAGGCGACCGCGGCGCGGCCACTGTGTCGCTGGCTCTGGCCGACGGGCCGAAGTATCCCGCGACGGTGCGCTGGCACCTCCTGGACGAGACCATCGACGCGGCTCTGGTCGAGATCGCCGAAGGCAACGGCTGGCAGCCACCGGAATCGCTGAGCGACCCGTCGGTCCGGCCACCGCAGAGATTCGGCCTCGTGATCGGCGCCCGTCCCTGTTCTGTCATCCTGGCCGGCTTTCCGCGCATGCAGAGGGACCCGGACGGCAGGCGCCTGGACGAGCAGCTCAACGGCTCCATCACGCCGGGCAAGGGGTCCCTGGCCGGACACTATGAGGTCTCCAGTACCGACCCCCTCCTCCCCGTCGACCGGGCCGCACTGGCGAACGGCAGCCGCTGGTCCGGCATTTCGGGGGCCGCCGTACTCTACGACGGCGGCGGGAGCGGGCACTTGCTGTGCGGTGTCGTCGGCCGCGACCGCCGGGCCGAGGGCGGTACCCGCCTCACCGCCACCCCCAGCGACCGCCTCCTCGCCGACGACGACTTCCGCCTGGTGGCCACCGAGCACACCGGCTGGGAGCCACTCCTCGAACCGGCCGAAGCAGCAACCCTGTTCACCCCGGCCGCGTCCACACGCCATCTGAAGTCACCGGCCTCTCTGCTGCGCGCCGATGCCGAGGCCGTCGCCTTCCACGGCCGCGACCGTGAACTCTCCCGGCTGCTCACCTGGTGCCAGGACGGTCCGTCCGCGATGTCGGTGGAGGTCCTGACCGGGCCGGGCGGACAGGGCAAGAGCCGCCTCGCCCGCCGTCTGACCGAACTCCTCCGGCGTCGAGGCTGGGTGACCGGGCACCTGCGCTCCGACCTCACCGATCGCGGCGTACCGGACTTCACCGCTCTGGCCACGGCGCTGCCCCTGCTGATCGTCGTGGACTACGCGGAGACCCGTCCCCACCTGGTGCGCCGCCTCATCAGCGACCTGCACCCCTCCCGTCACCGCGTACGGCTGCTCGTGGTGGCCCGGTCCGACGGGCCCTGGCGCAGCGACTCGCTCAGCGAGGAGCCGGACGTGCGACAGGAACTCATCCACACCCCGGGCATCGAGCTCACCGCGCTCATCCCCCGCAGCCGCCCCGTCGCGGAACGGCACAGCGCGTTCCTCCGCGCGGCTCACGACCTCGCTCGCCTCCTGCCCCGCATCCCGACCCTGCCCGAGCACGACTGGGCAGGACTGGCCGGGGAGCTCCAGCCACCCGACGACCTGGCCCATCCCCGCTACGACAACGCCCTCACCCTTCAGACGACCGCCTTGGTCGCCCTGCTTCAGCTCGGGCCCCGCCCTGCCGACGTACCCCCCGGCACCCCGCCGGAGGCTGTCCTCCTGCTCCACGAGAAGCGGTTCTGGAAGGACAGCGCCGAGACGCCCGCCTTCGAACTGCGCCTGTCCACCCGGGCCCTGGAGGCCGTCGTCGCGGTGGTCGTGTTGTGCGGGGCGGCCGACGAGGACGAGGCGGCCAAGGTGATCGGCGTGCTTCGCGACGTGCCCGATTGCAAGATCATGGACACCGTGGCCTGGCTGGCCGGTCTCTACCCGCCCGAACCCAGCCGGTACTGGGGTTCCCTCCAGCCCGACCGCATCGCCGAGTACCAGGCCTCGTCCGCCCTCCTGCGTGGGTACGTCCCGCTCCCGGCCCTGTTCGAGAAGTCCGCACCCGCTCAACAGGCCCAGATCATCGTCGTCCTGACCCGCGCGGCCATCGCCCACTACAACTCCGGCCGCGCCGAGGAGAGTCGGCAGGTTCTCAGCGCTCTGGACTCGGCTCTGGACAGCGCACACCTCACCTACGAGGCCGCCTACGGCGCGGTCACCGCGCTGCCTCTGTCGTCTCGGGTCATCGCCCCGCTCGCTCTGCGGCTCCGCCGGGGTCTGGCCAAGGCCGACCGGGTGCTGGCGGACGAGTACCCGGCCGTTCACGAACCCGTGCTGGCCACATCGCTCGACAACCTCGGCACCCAGTTGGGTCACGCGGGGCACAGAGCCGAAGCCCTCGCCGTCATCGAAGAGGCGATAGCGATCCGGCGGCGGCACGTGGCGGACGGGACGGACGGCGAGGAACACCGGCTCGCGGTCTCGCTCTCCAACTACGGCTCTCAGCTGAGCGAACTGGGGCGCAGGAAGGAGGCACTGGCAGCGACCGCCGAGGCGTCGGCAGTCTGGCGCCGGCTGGCCCAGGCCTCCCCTCTCCACGAACCGGATCTCGCCCGTTCACTGTCCCACCTCGGCATCAGGCTGACGGAGACGGGACGCCTCGCCGAGGGACTCGCTCTCGCGCAGGAGGGAGTGCGGATCTGGCGCAGGCTCGCCGCCGCCGACCCGACCGCCTTCACATCCGACCTGGCCGGCGCACTCTCCAATCTCGGCATCAGGTTCTCGGACACCATGCGCCTGGACGAGGCCCTGGCTGCCACCGAGGAGTCCGTACGGCTCCTGCGTCCGCTCGCGGCCCACGATCCCGACGCCTTCGAATCCCAGTTCGCCGGCTCGCTGTCCAACCTCGGGGTGGACCTGAAGAACCTGGGGCGTTGGCGCGAGGCGCTGGCCGCCGAGGAGGAGGCGGTGGAGATCAGACGCCGGCTCGTGGCCGAGAACCCGGCCGCCCACGAGCCCGACCTGGCACGCTCCCTGTCCAACCTGGACGAACAGCTGGCCCAGGTGGGCCGTGTGCAGGAGGCTCTGGCCGTCGAGGAGGAGGCGGTCGACATCCTGCGCAGGCTCGCACGCCACGACTTCACCGCCTACGGTCCCGGCCTGGCCAGTGGCCTCCACCGACTCGGCGTTCGGCTGTCGGGGGTGGGACTCGCCGAAGAGGCCCTGCGCCGGGCCGAGGAGGCGCTGGTGATCTGGTGCCGGCTCGCCACGGACAACCCCGTCGTCTTCCGGCACGAGGTGGCGCGATCCCTGTCCGCGGTCGGAGGTCATCTGGTCAACGTGGGGCGCGCAGAGAAGGCTCTGGACCTCACCGAACAGTCGGTGGCGGTGTGGCGGCCGCTGGCGGCCGACAACCGCGCCTTCGAGCCCGACCTCGCCGCGACGCTGACCAACCTCGGCACTCAACGGGCCGAAGTCTTCGGCGCAGGTGAGGGCCGGACGGCCACCGAGGAAGCGGTGGCGATCTGGCGCCGACTGGCCTCCGAATACCCCGCCACCTACGAACCCGACCTGGCGCGCGCGCTGTCAAACCTCGCTCTGGATCTGTCACAGGCAGAACGAGAGGGGGTGGCCTTCGCCTGTGAGTGGGAGGCGGCGGAGGTCGGGCACCGCCTCGCGGCCGCCGACCCCACAGCCTTCGCCTATGACCCCACCCGCTCACGGCGCCTGCGGGCCGAGCTGATGACGCTGGACGTCGACGAGCTCGGGGACGCGCTCAGGACCACGGGCGAGATCGTGGAGTTCTATCGCGTAAGGGTCTCCGGAAATCCCGTGGTGCTGATGTGCCTGCACACCGTGCTGGGCCTCCAGGAAATCCTGCTCCGCAGACTCGGACGCGAGGAAGAGGCGGACCGGATCCGCAGGTGGCTCCGGGAGAACCCGCTCGCATCCTGA
- a CDS encoding trypco2 family protein, producing MTDSHGAEPGWLDLADAIAMLRDQIAEAQSRASSPSGPGDRGVLFTLGEITLELGLELTGVQGIDGGLRWSVVSLGGRKESGRRATHTVTVKLQPHQPGSGDIDVLDTE from the coding sequence ATGACGGACAGCCATGGCGCGGAGCCGGGGTGGCTCGACCTGGCGGACGCGATCGCGATGCTGAGAGACCAGATCGCCGAGGCCCAGAGCCGCGCATCCAGTCCCTCGGGTCCCGGCGACCGGGGGGTGCTGTTCACGCTGGGGGAGATCACTCTGGAACTCGGCCTGGAGCTGACCGGCGTCCAGGGGATCGACGGTGGGCTGCGCTGGAGCGTGGTCAGCCTGGGTGGCAGGAAGGAGAGCGGCAGAAGGGCTACCCACACGGTGACGGTGAAGCTGCAACCGCACCAGCCCGGGAGTGGCGACATCGACGTGCTCGACACAGAGTGA
- a CDS encoding GH1 family beta-glucosidase: MLESETPVTPVTFPPAFLWGAATSAYQIEGAVREDGRTPSIWDTFSHTPGKTAGGDHGDIAVDHYHRYRDDVALMADLGLTAYRFSISWSRVQPTGRGPAVQRGLDFYRRLVDELLAHGIKPAVTLYHWDLPQELEDAGGWPERDTAYRFAEYAQIVGEALGDRVEQWITLNEPWCAAFLGYASGVHAPGRTDPAASLKAAHTLNLAHGLGTSALRASMPARNSVALSLNSSVVRPFSQDAADLAAAQKIDDLANGVFHGPILHGAYPQTLFTATELITDWSFVEDGDLALINQPLDALGLNYYTPALVSAADPDASGPRADGHGSSTHSPWPGADDVTFHQTPGERTEMGWTIDPTGLHDLIMRYTREAPGLPLYITENGAAYDDKPDPDGRVHDPERVAYLQGHLAAVRRAIADGADVRGYYLWSLLDNFEWAYGYEKRFGAVYVDYATLERTPKSSALWYGRAARTGTLPEVQSTQ, encoded by the coding sequence ATGCTTGAGTCCGAAACGCCGGTGACCCCGGTGACCTTTCCCCCCGCCTTCCTGTGGGGCGCCGCGACCTCCGCGTACCAGATCGAAGGGGCGGTGCGGGAGGACGGCCGTACGCCCTCCATCTGGGACACCTTCAGCCACACCCCGGGCAAGACGGCCGGCGGAGACCACGGTGACATCGCTGTCGACCACTACCACCGCTACCGCGACGACGTGGCGCTCATGGCCGACCTGGGCCTGACGGCGTACCGTTTCTCGATCTCCTGGTCCCGGGTGCAGCCGACCGGCCGCGGCCCCGCGGTCCAGCGGGGTCTGGACTTCTACCGCCGGCTGGTGGACGAGCTCCTCGCGCACGGCATCAAGCCGGCCGTGACGCTCTACCACTGGGACCTGCCCCAGGAGCTGGAGGACGCGGGCGGCTGGCCCGAGCGCGACACGGCCTACCGTTTCGCGGAGTACGCGCAGATCGTCGGGGAGGCGCTCGGCGACCGGGTGGAACAGTGGATCACCCTCAACGAGCCGTGGTGCGCGGCCTTCCTGGGCTACGCGTCCGGGGTGCACGCGCCGGGCCGTACGGACCCCGCGGCCTCGCTGAAGGCGGCGCACACGCTGAACCTGGCCCACGGACTGGGCACTTCGGCGCTGCGCGCGTCGATGCCGGCCCGCAACTCGGTGGCGCTCAGTCTCAACTCCTCGGTGGTCAGGCCCTTCTCGCAGGACGCGGCGGACCTGGCGGCGGCGCAGAAGATCGACGACCTGGCCAACGGTGTCTTCCACGGGCCGATCCTGCACGGGGCGTATCCGCAGACGCTGTTCACGGCGACGGAGCTGATCACGGACTGGTCGTTCGTCGAGGACGGCGACCTCGCCCTGATCAACCAGCCGCTGGACGCGCTGGGCCTCAACTACTACACGCCGGCACTGGTCTCGGCCGCCGATCCGGACGCGAGCGGGCCGCGCGCCGACGGTCACGGCAGCAGCACGCACTCCCCGTGGCCCGGGGCGGACGACGTCACCTTCCACCAGACCCCCGGTGAGCGCACGGAGATGGGCTGGACGATCGACCCGACGGGTCTGCACGATCTGATCATGCGCTACACGCGCGAGGCCCCGGGGTTGCCGCTGTACATCACGGAGAACGGCGCGGCCTACGACGACAAGCCCGACCCCGACGGCCGCGTCCACGACCCCGAGCGGGTCGCCTATCTGCAGGGCCACCTCGCCGCGGTCCGCCGCGCGATCGCCGACGGCGCGGACGTCCGGGGCTACTACCTGTGGTCCCTGCTGGACAACTTCGAGTGGGCGTACGGCTACGAGAAGCGTTTCGGCGCGGTCTACGTGGACTACGCGACGCTGGAACGGACACCCAAGTCCAGCGCTCTCTGGTACGGCCGGGCAGCCCGCACGGGCACGCTCCCGGAGGTCCAGAGCACTCAGTAG
- a CDS encoding carbohydrate ABC transporter permease codes for MTTSELTLPQAEPQAGKKRGPSRRVMGAGKQLHAGPVTYLVLAVFALVSLAPLVWTAIAASRTDHRLAETPPPLWFGGNLFKNMQTAWDEAGLGTAMLNSVIVAGAITISTVLFSTLAGFAFAKLQFRFSGFLLLLTIGTMMIPPQLAVVPLYLWMADLGWSNQLQTVILPTLVTAFGTFFMRQYLVQALPSELIEAARVDGASSIRVVWHVVFPAARPAMAVLGLLTFVFAWNDFLWPIIALNQQNPTVQVALNSLGTGYVPDQAVIMAGAFLGTLPLLIAFILFGKQIVGGIMQGAIKG; via the coding sequence ATGACCACCAGTGAACTGACGCTGCCTCAGGCAGAGCCTCAGGCGGGGAAGAAGCGGGGCCCCTCCCGTCGGGTGATGGGCGCGGGCAAGCAGCTGCACGCGGGCCCGGTGACCTATCTGGTCCTGGCGGTCTTCGCGCTCGTCTCGCTGGCGCCCCTGGTGTGGACGGCGATCGCGGCCTCGCGCACCGACCACCGACTCGCCGAGACACCGCCGCCGCTGTGGTTCGGCGGGAACCTGTTCAAGAACATGCAGACCGCGTGGGACGAGGCCGGCCTCGGCACCGCGATGCTCAACAGCGTGATCGTCGCGGGCGCCATCACGATCAGCACGGTGCTGTTCTCCACGCTCGCCGGATTCGCCTTCGCCAAGCTGCAGTTCAGGTTCTCGGGCTTTCTGCTGCTGCTGACGATCGGCACGATGATGATCCCGCCGCAGCTGGCTGTCGTACCGCTGTATCTGTGGATGGCCGACCTCGGGTGGTCGAACCAGCTCCAGACAGTCATCCTGCCCACTCTGGTGACGGCCTTCGGCACCTTCTTCATGCGGCAGTACCTGGTGCAGGCGCTACCGAGCGAGCTGATCGAGGCGGCCCGGGTGGACGGGGCGAGCAGCATCCGGGTGGTGTGGCACGTGGTCTTCCCGGCCGCGCGGCCGGCGATGGCCGTGCTCGGGCTGCTGACCTTCGTGTTCGCCTGGAACGACTTCCTGTGGCCGATCATCGCCCTGAACCAGCAGAACCCGACCGTGCAGGTCGCCCTCAACTCGCTGGGCACCGGTTATGTCCCCGACCAGGCCGTGATCATGGCGGGCGCGTTCCTCGGCACACTGCCGCTGCTGATCGCCTTCATCCTGTTCGGCAAGCAGATCGTGGGCGGCATCATGCAGGGCGCGATCAAGGGCTGA